In the Malus domestica chromosome 16, GDT2T_hap1 genome, one interval contains:
- the LOC103403758 gene encoding heat shock factor-binding protein-like isoform X2, producing the protein MDDTDDPKQSTADMTAFVQNLLQQMQSRFQTMSDSIITKIDEMGSRIDELEQSINDLRAEMGVEGSPSPSASLKPNIEPKSADDSAKE; encoded by the exons ATG GATGATACAGATGACCCAAAACAAAGCACTGCTGATATGACTGCTTTT gtacAAAATCTTCTTCAACAGATG CAATCCAGGTTCCAGACAATGTCCGACTCCATCATTACAAAGA TTGATGAGATGGGCAGCAGGATCGACGAGCTGGAGCAGAGCATCAATGACCTCAGAGCTGAGATGGGAGTGGAAGGATCGCCATCTCCTTCAGCCTCGTTGAAGCCAAATATAGAGCCCAAGTCAGCGGATGATTCAGCCAAGGAGTAA
- the LOC103403758 gene encoding heat shock factor-binding protein-like isoform X1, protein MDDTDDPKQSTADMTAFVQNLLQQMQSRFQTMSDSIITKIDEMGSRIDELEQSINDLRAEMGVEGSPSPSASLKPNIEPKSADDSAKE, encoded by the exons GATGATACAGATGACCCAAAACAAAGCACTGCTGATATGACTGCTTTT gtacAAAATCTTCTTCAACAGATG CAATCCAGGTTCCAGACAATGTCCGACTCCATCATTACAAAGA TTGATGAGATGGGCAGCAGGATCGACGAGCTGGAGCAGAGCATCAATGACCTCAGAGCTGAGATGGGAGTGGAAGGATCGCCATCTCCTTCAGCCTCGTTGAAGCCAAATATAGAGCCCAAGTCAGCGGATGATTCAGCCAAGGAGTAA